One Melospiza georgiana isolate bMelGeo1 chromosome 12, bMelGeo1.pri, whole genome shotgun sequence genomic window carries:
- the APOOL gene encoding MICOS complex subunit MIC27, with protein sequence MAAKVAKLAAVSSGLPLICITVYAATEEKSKSQLVKPDKLPIYSAPPLTSRYIEEQPGPLQQQFTALRRTTGRYFGWCQSVYNFIKNGITDSIQFGKDAYVYLDNPPPEFLPRAAVITVSGLAGAVLARRGSRFKKIAYPLGLTTVGYAVCYPAQAVVIAKVTGKKLHYASHQTYKAVKSLWADKETATKLHQESKPIMQEDKKKKGISSAKPESAVESGSFNRTESSPVKCRSNENPVPSSGTVKKSKFKPDPKLADHGQSSPEDVDMYSTRS encoded by the exons ATGGCGGCCAAG GTGGCAAAGCTGGCAGCTGTTTCTTCTGGGCTGCCATTGATATGTATTACTGTATATGCAGCAACAGAAGAGAAATCAAAAAGTCAGCTGGTGAAGCCAGACAAG CTCCCCATTTACAGCGCCCCCCCGCTGACGTCGCGGTACATCGAGGAGCAGCCGgggcccctgcagcagcagttcaCGGCTCTGCGGAGGACGACCGGCCGCTACTTCGGCTGGTGCCAG AGTGTCTATAACTTTATTAAAAATGGAATAACGGATTCAATTCAGTTTGGAAAAG aTGCTTATGTTTACCTGGACAACCCCCCCCCAGAGTTCCTTCCCAGAGCCGCTGTGATCACGGTGTCAGGCCTGGCTGGTGCCGTGCTGGCAAGGAGAG GTTCTAGATTTAAGAAAATTGCTTATCCATTGGGGCTTACTACTGTAGGATATGCTGTTTGTTACCCAGCTCAGGCAGTGGTCATTGCCAAG GTAACAGGGAAAAAGTTACATTATGCAAGTCACCAGACCTACAAGGCTGTGAAGTCACTGTGGGCAGACAAGGAAACTGCCACCAAG CTGCACCAAGAGTCAAAACCAATTATGCaagaagataagaaaaagaagggaattTCTAGTGCCAAACCTGAGTCTGCTGTTGAGTCAGGATCATTTAACAGAACTGAATCTTCCCCAGTAAAGTGTCGGAGTAATGAAAACCCAGTGCCTTCATCAG GAACAGTGAAGAAATCAAAATTTAAGCCTGATCCAAAACTTGCAGACCATGGTCAGTCCAGCCCAGAAGATGTGGACATGTACAGCACCAGGAGCTAA